Within the Nicotiana tabacum cultivar K326 chromosome 11, ASM71507v2, whole genome shotgun sequence genome, the region AATGGTACCTCTGCATAAGATAAGTCTTCAGCAATGTGAATATCCTCCATGGGTGTAATACGTGAaggatctccaatgcacttccgcaacatagatacatgaaacacaggaTGGACTGCTTCCAATTCTGAAGGCAAATCAAGCTCGTACGCCACCCTGCCAATCCTCCGAATAATCTTATACGGTCTAACATACCTGGGGCTGAGcttccccttctttccaaatcgcatgacgccattcataggcgatactttcaggaaaacccaatcttctacatcaaactctaagtctcgtcgtcgaACATCTGCATAAGACTTCTGCCGACTTTGTGCTGTATGCAGCCGGTCTCTAATAAGTTTTACCTTTTCTATTGCTTGCTAGACTAAATTAGGACCTAGCAACTCTGCTTCCCCGACCTCGAACCAACCGATCAgcgacctacacttccgcccGTATAGTGCTTCTTAagggccatctgaatactagcttggaagctgttattataagcgaacTTAATAAGAGGTAGATAATCATCCCAACTTCCTTTAAAATCTTGCACGCAAGCATgtaacatatcctcaactgtctgaatagtatgctctACCTGTCCAttagtttgtggatgaaaagcggtgctaagatttacctacgtgcctagacccttctgaaaagatttccaaaaatgtgttgtaaaTTGAGCCCCTtgatcagagataatagataattGTACTCCGTGAAGGAGAACAATCACTCGAATGTAAAGCTTGGCATAATCCTCGGCTGAATATGTCATCCTAACTGGCAGGAACTGAGCagattttgtaagcctatcaataattacccaaatagAATCATACCTCTGTGGAGTGCAAGGCAAACTagtgatgaagtccatatttatcATGTCCTATTTCCATAATGGAAGTTCAATATATTGAGTTAGGCCTCCAGGCCTCTGATGTTCAGCTTTAACTTGCTGGCAGTTGGGACATTGGGCTACCATCTCCGCGATATCTCTTTTCAttccattccaccaatagatctgTCGAAGTtcccgatacatctttgtcgcttcGGGGTGAACTGCATATCTAGAATAATGGGCCTCCAAAAGAATCTTGGCGCGGAGCTCTCCGACTATCGATACACATAAGCGGCCCTGGTATCTAAGGACTCCATCTCCAGTTAGCTCAAATAAAGGTTGTCGCTGCTGTAGAATACTTTCCCTCAGTTTTATAAGCTCAGGATCCTCGTGTTGTCGCTCTTTCTCTTCAGTAACAAACGAAGATTTTGCTGTATTCTGAACGAGAATGCGTCCACCCTCTGCGTCTACCAAACGCACCTTCAAACTAGCTAGCTGGCATAGATATTTGGTCATCTTGACCTTATCAGCTTCAACATGGCTTAGACTGCCCATGGACTTCCGGCTAAGGGCATCAACAACAATATTAGCTTTgccgggatgatataaaatatcaacatcatagtcctttagtaattctagccatcttctttgtcgtaggttcagctcc harbors:
- the LOC107806940 gene encoding uncharacterized protein LOC107806940; this encodes MGSLSHVEADKVKMTKYLCQLASLKVRLVDAEGGRILVQNTAKSSFVTEEKERQHEDPELIKLRESILQQRQPLFELTGDGVLRYQGRLCVSIVGELRAKILLEAHYSRYAVHPEATKMYRELRQIYWWNGMKRDIAEMVAQCPNCQQVKAEHQRPGGLTQYIELPLWK